The Streptomyces sp. TLI_105 DNA segment CGCCTCCTTCAGCCGCAACTTCGGCAAGGAGGCCGCCATGCTCGCCGGCCTGCGCAAATCCACCGGTGACGCCGTCGTCATCATGGACGCCGACCTCCAGCACCCGCCCGAGCTGCTCGGACGCATGCTCGACCTCTACCACCAGGGCCACGACCAGGTGATGGCGCGGCGCACCCGCGAGGGCGACAAGAAGGTCCGTACGGCGCTCAGCCGTGTGTACTACCGCGCCGTGAACCGTTGGGTGGACGTCGAACTCACGGACGGCGTCGGCGACTTCCGCCTGCTCTCCCGGCCCGCCGTCGACGCCCTGCTGTCGCTGCCCGAGTACAACCGCTTCTCCAAGGGCCTCTTCTCCTGGATCGGCTTCGACACCGTCACCTTCGACTACCGGAACGCCGCGCGCGAGGGCGGCGAGACGAAGTGGAAGTTCAGCTCCCTGCTCAACTACGGCATGGACGGGCTGATCTCCTTCAACAACCGTCCGCTGCGCATCGCCCTCTGGCTCGGCATGATGCTCACCGGCCTCGCCGCCCTCTACGCCGTCTGGGTGACCGTCGCCGCGATCACCCAGGGCGTCACCGCTCCCGGCTACGTCACCCTGGTCGCGATCATCGTGGGGCTCGGGGGCGTCCAGATGGTGATGCTGGGACTGATCGGCGAGTACATCGGCCGCATCTACTACGAGACGAAGCGCCGGCCGCACTTCCTCGTGAAGGAGACCCACCGCTCCTTCGGCCGCGCCGCCGCCGAGCGTGCCGCCGCCGAACGGATCCGCGTCGTGACCGCCGAGCGGGAGCGCTGATGGGGTCCACGCGCCCCGGTGA contains these protein-coding regions:
- a CDS encoding glycosyltransferase family 2 protein; the encoded protein is MTRLSVVVPCYNEEDVIERFDTRMRQVLDALPVGYEICYIDDGSSDGTLGKLREIAARHPQHTQYASFSRNFGKEAAMLAGLRKSTGDAVVIMDADLQHPPELLGRMLDLYHQGHDQVMARRTREGDKKVRTALSRVYYRAVNRWVDVELTDGVGDFRLLSRPAVDALLSLPEYNRFSKGLFSWIGFDTVTFDYRNAAREGGETKWKFSSLLNYGMDGLISFNNRPLRIALWLGMMLTGLAALYAVWVTVAAITQGVTAPGYVTLVAIIVGLGGVQMVMLGLIGEYIGRIYYETKRRPHFLVKETHRSFGRAAAERAAAERIRVVTAERER